acattttataattaactATGAAGTGAACAGTTTTATGTTGaacaattgttttttatttgattacgCCTTTTgcagtgacactgaagactggagtaatggctgaagTAAAATTtttgctttacagcagaaaaaaccTCTATTATAACCTTACACGGGTTACTTTTGCATATCTACATATTAAGCTCTAGCCATATAATTAAGGTTTTGATTTAATTAGAAGTGTCTACTAATGCGAGCATAACTATTATTACTGCTCATACTCAAGGTTGGTGATCTGAATGAAGCAATCAGACTCACAATTTTCTAGATCATTAATATCAGATCTAAAACTCATTCATCCCATTTATTTctctcaaaatgaaaatgatttgagACAAATTTATTGAAAACTGCACAATAAACCCAAAACAGTCCCGAAATATCAATCAAAGCACATAATGAGTTTCTGAACTGAAGATCGGAAATATCAGCCTTTAACACACACTTCAGTGCACTAATGTCAAGAAAATGAGAACTCAACGAGACCATTAAGTTCAAATAAAATCCTGCTCATAAATTGGTGTCATTACAAGCGATGACTGTCAGCGAGTCACGTTCTAGCCAACACTCACTTACCGTAATGAGTCAGGACGTCCTGAGGCTTAATGACTTTGTTGCAGGCATCGCAAACGACGGGTCTGAAATCCTCATGGGTTGGGACGTGACCATACAAAAGCATATCTACagccgagagagagagagagagagacagtcaGTAAATATGACAACTTGTAACCACTTCACATATTAGCATAATATCATCTGGCAATAATGCGGTCTAGGTTTTTGACAACATGTTTAAAAGCTTGACTGGAAGAAaagatgatttttttcaaaatggccCTGTGGTGTAACAAACATTGTCCTCTTTTTCTTCCAATGCAAACTTGAGAAAAGTGTTGCTTATCACAGCTTTCTGAAAACACTCTCTTAacggaacagttcacccaaaaatgaaaacttgctcactctcaggtcatccaagatgtagatgagtttgcttctttatcaaatttggagaaatttagcatcacgtcacttgctcagcaatggatcctctgcagtgaatgggtgccgtaagaatgagagtccaaacagctgataaaaacatcacaataatccacaactcTCCAGtccatcttgtgaagtgaaaaagctgcaagtttgtaagaaacaaattcatgattaaggcatttttaacttcaaacagtCGCTTCCAGCTGAAATATGAGTctgtaatccataataacgcttcctccagtcaaaaagtccatctcctgttgtctctcacatcaaaatccaaccacatatttgtttagagctgttttgaacCGTTTTCACtcgtaaacggtgcttgatctgtgcatattactctcctgattcagaccagatgactttttcactgaagaaagtaatattatggatagaggagttgtattttagccagaagcaattgtttgaagttaaaaatgccttaatgacacacagcttttcacttcacaagatgttaactgatggtcTGGAGTGGTgtagattacttgtggattattgtggtgtttttatcagctgtttggactctcattctgacggcacccattcactgcagaggatccattgctgagcaagtgatgtaatgctacatttctccaaatctgatgaagaaacaaactcatctacatcttaaatggcctgagggtgagtaaactgtCAGCAAAtctccatttttgggtgaactattccattaaattaatgtaataatcaTTTTACGGCGAAGAGTGACATGAAAATTATTCTGGGTGCATGTGAGTTTTTTCCACATCTGACCCACTAAATTATTAACCAAGGTTGCCAATGAGGGCTGACCTGATACCATGTATAACCCAccaaaagtgacattttaagATGACTAATTATTTCAAATTCagtatgtatttaatttttacaaatttaaacCACAGTTTTAGGTCACTCAGCTCGTGTTTTAAAGCAGGACGGACTAGTGACCCATTATACTTCACGTTTAGTGAAGTATTTAGTCACTCATGGCTAAAGCTGATGATCAGTGGAGAACTGTGACGTAAGCGTTCAGAGGAGCTTGTCAGATCCGCTGAGCTTTCTTTCACCGTCCATGCAGAATCACTGCGCACTTCCGCTAGTACACACTgagaacacacacacgctcacactgAGAGCTAGGGCTGATCTTAACAATGAGAAAAACAGAGTCGAACTGCATTAACACCAGCTGCTTGTGTGTGTCGTAGTCAGACACTCAAATGGTACATTATGGTTACATTCAGAATGTAATACAACTGTACGGTTATAAATACCGTGAAGTAAGTACTAAATCCCActgactgttttatttttaaaataatatgtgaAACAGATCCCTTCCTAATTCTCTGAATGTAGATCTGTTCAGCTAATATAGCTTATATAATGCaatgtttgttaatgatttTTTACTCAACATAACAGATATAACagattttgaattattattttaaatgcaaaagaacTAGTATTTTTGTACCAAGTtggtactaaaataaaaaatattttgttgttgttgttgttgttattactttttattttagcacAACTTGGTACGGACGTACTGGTTcttttacatgtaaataaaaaattacatttggtcatctaaaatattaaaatattaattttaatacaataaaatattatttattatgataaaattataaaatattaaaatataattaaaatgtgtattgtaatcaaataaaaaatatgtaaaataaaataaaatatgcaatattaaaataatttaaattgtttattttaatagttacaatataaaatattaatatttattcaaatatttttatttcaatacaATACAGTAAAGGcatattattagtatttaaaataaaatgtaaaatataaaatatgtaaaatataattgcaataacattaatattatttattaatataaaactgataaatacaaaacattaaaatgctcTTTTTATTGCTGTAATTACTCAAAGGAATTGTTCAATCAGGCACAAAAAATggtattattattgatttttttattagcaTGTTGTATGAACTTATGAAATTCTGGTATGGTGACAACAATTGAAAACTACTGAAGGTGCAAACAGTGATAATGCATGCTGTGAAAGTACAGTATTACCCTAAGCCTATATGAGCTCTGACAGCAATAACAACATGATGACACGAGAAGAAACGCCTACCatcatgacacacacacactcacctgcTTTACTGAGTTTGATCACCTCTGAACCCTTCAAGACCTTCTTCCCAGCAGTATCAGAGTAAAGATCTGAAAATATTCAATATCGCCGCATGCATTAGACTGACACTGTAACCAAACAGTTAACGAGCATGCACAGTTACAGATACTGGTAGCTAGATGGCTGTCTTGATCCAGcaaagcaacacacacacacacacacacacacacacacacacacacacacacacacacacacaaatacgcgcgcgcgtgcacacacacacacacacacacacacagtggctAAACTTATACACACTCCGTCTCCTGAGCCACTAACATTGACGCGTAATGTACAGAAGTGCGTGACACCTGCCAATCACTCATGACAGAACACGAAATGAATGTACGCGCGTTTACTGCGCGTTGTTTATGCAGCAGCGCAGATGCACGCGCGATCTCCCGTTATAAACCCTGACAGCATCGAGTGTCGTACTGCAGTCGCGCAGGTGTCTGAGGGCGCTAATGTGACTTACAGTGTGTGTTGTGGCTCCTGTGTGCAGTGTGAGCGCGCGGCGGTACAGCGTCGCCATTGCTCTTCCTTCTTCCTTCACAGACAGCGAGACGAGCGAGCGAGAGAAACATATGACGCCACCTTCGTCACAGTTCGGCCAGCGTTCGGCTGCGCTCGGCTTCAGAGACGGAAAGGTGAAAGGTTGAACGTGTGCATCGTGCATTCTTATAGTACACAATTATTCTTATATTCTAATCGTCCGTACGccgttttataattattattattattagaagtagtagtagtagtactttcatttctacattttaattacatattaattacatatgcattaataatgacatatttttgtttatgtaacatacatattaattaatacagtcatgaaatgaataattaattaatatgaatgtaATTACTAGcaataattaatacaataatgtaataacattattagtagtattactgcttattactattattacaagttgatgatgataataatattataattattattattgttgttgttgctgttggtAATACTTTGATTATAAGTTAATctaattttattgtttgtatataaataaatattaatgaatatattaatacattcattaaattaatcattaaaaataattatgaatgtaattaATAGCAACAATTAATACCAACAATgacgataataataataattattattatttacattaattgtacctttttatttgtatttatttaattaatatattatttaatatttgttatattaagtaatttattaagcaataaaatgtcattaatttTATAATCAACAGTTAATACAactaataataatcacaatcatactactactactactaataataataattattattattatcttcaACAACTAGTAATAATACTAGTAACTagtaatactactactactaataaatgtaataaatgtaaaatgtaattaaaataattattattattactactattattattgattCTATAATTACTAAATTGATGTTTaaacatgttattgtttacataaaatataattaacacaTTCCTAAAAACTATTACTACTAGTTATTATTGATTATGACAGTAATAGTAGActaaaatgcctttttttttaaaacagttatcgATGATGTTTTAATTGTCATCCTCACATAGTGTGGGCTTTAGTTTTGTTATCATTCAGGCGCAGATTTTTTGTGATCCTGTAGGTAAATAACTTGGGACTAATGCCAATAATTTAATGTGTCATGTTTCGTTACACAAGCAGCTGTTATGAGAAAGTCATCGTCTCATCATCGCCAGCGGGTCCCGCTGTAGTGCAGTAAATACATGCACACTacttagttttattatttaaagtaatgtaCTACAGGCTGAAAGACTGAACTCAACCCACCCATCCTGCACTAAATGCACAACCACGACACAAAAAATCATTTGAGATATGATGAATATGTGAAATAAACAGGCCAGAGATAGTAATGAGTGTCTGATCACCTGTAGGACATGAAAAACTCTTTTGACACTTGAATGCATTCAGCCCAAGGCTATCGCTCCagataatgttttgtttgttcttttgaCAAATGCTGATCAGTGAAGTCACAGGATGAGCCGGCAAACAAAAGCGCCATTATACCAGAAGgaagccagcatttatttgggTAAGAAATCGCACAGAAGCACAAAGTCCTGCATGTATACAAACACTACCACGTGCATTTCACAGTCagatttattcatcaaaaaaatgacatttcagtGGCAGGAGAACAATGCTTCCCTAAAGAAACAGAAGAACGAACAAGAAAAGAGAGAACACCTTCCTAAACAAAACTCCAGCACCATTAAAAATGCGGCTGCAGCTTAATACTGCATAAAAACGGCCAAATTTGGTAAGAAAGTAGAAACtgctatttttaaatgcaaaaatacacAGAAATGATGCTGTGTAACACTTAAACATACAGAGGTTGACTAAACAATTGTTTTCAAGATTTTTATACTTGATTGGACAAAAAATAGatcataaaagtaaaatatattgtaatagtACATTCAAAACATGTTGCATTtccattaaaaattcaaaaaagcatgctaataaaatataaccaaggtaaaaaaaaaaaagattttcttccAAGTACACAAGAAATCAAaagatattaaaacagaaaaggaGAAGAGAGCAATGTCACAAATTAACACGACAGTCATATGATTATTGATCTTACGGACAAACTGCATAAAGCATAAACTGTTACTGTGTGTTTTTCATAAAGGCTACGGTGGGCATTGTTATGCTGTGGGGTAATTGTTTAGATGGGTGCTGGATTTGGACCCCGTCCTGCCGCTTGTTGAGCGTTGACCTTCTGAGAGTGCCAGCGCGTCTCCTTATACACAAACCAGGCATTCCCAACCCATATGATGAGATTCAAGAAACCAAATATCTGAAAATGAAGTCTGGAGTCagttatttataatatacactcagggtcaaaagtttggaataattggaaaatctcttttgctcaccaaggctgcatttatatgatgaaaatacagtaaaattgtgaaataatattacaatctaaaaatgcctgttttcaatctgaatatgttttaaaatgtaatttattcctgtgatgcagagctgaattttcaacatcattactccagtcttcagtgtcccatgatgcttcagaaatcattctaatatgctgatttgctgctcaagaaacatgataattattaatgttgaaaccgtaatatatacatacatacatatatatatatatatatatatattttttttttttaagggttCTCTGATTAATAGAATAGAAAGTtcacatttgtttgaaatagaaatcttttgcaacattataaatgtctttcctctcacttttgaacaatttaatgcatccttggagaataaaagttatttttttaattgtactataattgtaaaaatatggagcagcacaactgttttcaacattgataataatgttttttgagcagcaaatcagcatattagaatgatttttgaaggatcatgtggcactgaagactggagtaatgatgctggaaattcagctttacatcacaggaaaaaaatgcattttacaatatattcaaattgaaaacagttgttttaaattgtaataatatttcataattttactgtatttttgatcaaataaatgcagccttgttgagcagaagagacttctttcaaaaacatttaaaaatctctaTTATTCCAAATTCTTGGTCCAGTGTACAGTACATACTTAAAAAGCACCAAATGCCAGGGAATAAAgttccttttcattttaattagaaattaaGGAAGTTAAATGCATTGCAAATTCAGCTTAACATTGTCTTTAATATTGCATCACTATGTTAGGGGTATGTACCTTTTTTGGGGatgttaagtcaagtcaagtcacctttatttatatagcgcttttaacaatacagattgtgtcaaagcacttaacagtatcaaattagagtgTCAGttatgtataatgataagattaaacactcaattttcagttaaaggcatttcgttattgaattcagagatgtcattgtctaactcagtttagtttaaataatatctgtgcaatcaaatctgcgataatcgctagaaatgaagtgtccccagctgagcaagccagaggcgacagcggcaaggaaccaaaactccctctgtgacagaatggagaaaaaaaccttgggagaaaccagactcagtcggggggccagttctcctttgaccagacgaaacccgcagttcaaaagtttatatttctattttaattttgttgcaatttctaacaatagtagtattatgtagttaggtattttattatattttagttattttgttatttttttagttttagttttaactaAAACTAGTTAAGAAATTGATAATCAGCATGATAATAAATAGTAAAGAAATACAGTTGATTGGTTAGTGCAATTTCTTACCACAGATATATTGAGCGAGCGCATGCTGGCGTAATCAGTGACTTCACATTTGACATCTCTGTCAGTACAGAGCGCCAGAGTGGATTCAATGCCAGCCGTACTGGTGGCGTCCTTCACCGTCTGCAGACCTCGAGCCCATGCAGACGAGCACACCAGCCACAGGAACGCAAAGACTGCTGTCAGCACAAAATCCTAGATAAAGACACAAATATTAGAAACAGAATTTTCCCTTAAAAGCATCTGCGTCATGATATTCAAATGCATATTGCATGCAAACTTCAAGCTCATCTGCCAGTTGCGTACTCACAAACATAGGGCCGAAGTCTGAGTCTCTGTACACATGCATGTAGCCCAGATAGACCAGCAGAGCCACCATTGAATAGAGAAAAGCCAAGACGGCCACAGCCACGAAAAACTCCACCGAGGACGAGGAGTCTCCTACGAGATGGGTTGCAGGAACTGTGCGATTGCAAAGAGTGGTGTTGTTCTCCACCAGCAGCTCCTGGTTTAACCTGCAAATGAACGTATAAAAACACGatgagatttggagaaatgtagcattccatcacttgctcaacaatggatcctctgcagtgaatgggtgccgtcagaatgagagtccaaacagctgataaaaacatcccaataatccacaccactccagtccagcaattaacatcttgagaagcaaaaaagctgcatgtttgtaagaaacaaatccatcattaaggcgttttaacttcaaaccttcGCTTCCGGCCAAAGTCCATAATTCGTCATAATgctcctccagtgaaaaagcccATCTCTTATTTTCCTCcaacatcaaaatccaccaacatatttgtttagaaaagTTTTGGACTGTGTTTAGCTTGTAAACATTTTTTCCCTGGAAAAAGCAATTATATGAAAAGAGGACTcctattttagctggaagcaatggATTGAAGTTAAAATCGTCTTAATCATGGGTTTGTTTCttacacacagcttttcacttcacaattaactgatggactggactggtgtggattattgtgatgtttttatcagctgtttggactctcattctgacggcacccattcactgcagagggtccattgatgagcaagtgatggaatgctacatttctccaaatctgttctgatgaaaaactcatctacatcttggcctgagaatgagtacattttcattcctgggtgaactactcctttaatattttgaattaggttttatttttatatgttcagtttttagtaattgttatgtttttcatatctattttttatttagtttaaactTTTCAccttagatttattttatttcagctttatttcaattatccaattcttcttttttttttacgttttagtaaataaaaataaccctGGAAAGAGTttatattacactgtaaaaagttgtAAACaaaaagattattggagtatgttacCTACAGTCATTCTACCCCACAATTTCACATTTCATCCAGTGTTTTACTTGTCAG
The sequence above is drawn from the Onychostoma macrolepis isolate SWU-2019 chromosome 04, ASM1243209v1, whole genome shotgun sequence genome and encodes:
- the sypl1 gene encoding synaptophysin-like protein 1 → MQTGFRLNLTPVKEPLGFVKVVEWLMAVLAFGTCGGYNGRNVVSIFCGGSINETLSATFTYPFRLNQELLVENNTTLCNRTVPATHLVGDSSSSVEFFVAVAVLAFLYSMVALLVYLGYMHVYRDSDFGPMFDFVLTAVFAFLWLVCSSAWARGLQTVKDATSTAGIESTLALCTDRDVKCEVTDYASMRSLNISVIFGFLNLIIWVGNAWFVYKETRWHSQKVNAQQAAGRGPNPAPI